One Stenotrophomonas sp. SAU14A_NAIMI4_5 DNA segment encodes these proteins:
- a CDS encoding 2-hydroxyacid dehydrogenase, whose amino-acid sequence MQIAVFSARPYDRRFLEEANARDGAGQGFQFVHFDAALDVHTAALAQDCAAVCVFVNDRLDAPVLQALHALGVRAVLLRCAGFNNVDLAEAARLGLFVARVPAYSPEAVAEHALALVMTLNRQTHRAYNRVREGNFMLDGLLGRTLHGRTVGIVGTGKIGLATARIFRGMGCTVLGHDPYPSPDFVGVGESVGLDDLLARADIVSLHCPLTPDTQHLINDASLARMKPGAMLVNTSRGGLVDTHAVIRALKSRRLGHLAIDVYEQESALFFQDLSGEIIDDEAFQRLMTFPNVLVTGHQGFFTVEALQEISAITLGNLADFAAGRACANRVGAD is encoded by the coding sequence ATGCAGATTGCCGTGTTCAGCGCCCGTCCCTACGACCGCCGCTTCCTGGAAGAAGCCAACGCGCGCGACGGCGCCGGGCAGGGCTTCCAGTTCGTCCATTTCGATGCCGCGCTGGATGTGCACACCGCTGCACTGGCGCAGGACTGCGCCGCGGTCTGCGTATTCGTCAACGACCGCCTCGATGCCCCCGTACTGCAGGCGCTGCATGCACTGGGCGTGCGCGCCGTGCTGCTGCGCTGCGCCGGCTTCAACAACGTCGATCTGGCCGAGGCCGCGCGCCTGGGCCTGTTCGTCGCCCGCGTGCCGGCCTATTCGCCCGAAGCCGTGGCCGAACACGCGCTGGCGCTGGTGATGACCCTCAACCGGCAGACCCATCGCGCGTACAACCGCGTGCGCGAAGGCAACTTCATGCTGGATGGCCTGCTCGGCCGCACCCTGCACGGGCGGACGGTGGGCATCGTCGGCACCGGCAAGATCGGTCTGGCCACCGCACGCATCTTTCGGGGCATGGGCTGTACGGTGCTCGGCCACGACCCGTACCCGTCGCCGGACTTCGTGGGGGTAGGCGAGAGCGTGGGGCTGGACGACCTGCTGGCGCGCGCGGACATCGTTTCGCTGCACTGCCCGCTGACGCCGGACACCCAGCACCTCATCAACGACGCCTCGCTGGCGCGGATGAAGCCCGGCGCGATGCTGGTCAACACCTCGCGGGGCGGGCTGGTGGATACCCACGCGGTGATCCGCGCGCTGAAGTCGCGGCGGCTGGGCCATCTGGCCATCGATGTCTACGAGCAGGAAAGCGCGCTGTTCTTCCAGGACCTGTCCGGCGAGATCATCGATGACGAGGCCTTCCAGCGCCTGATGACCTTCCCCAACGTGCTGGTGACCGGCCACCAGGGCTTCTTCACCGTGGAGGCGCTGCAGGAGATCTCGGCCATCACCCTGGGCAACCTGGCCGATTTCGCCGCCGGGCGGGCATGTGCCAACCGGGTAGGGGCGGATTGA
- the cyoA gene encoding ubiquinol oxidase subunit II produces MIPLKTLGRWLRPGLLLSLLVMLTGCDAVAILSPKGQIGQDEKTLLITATVLMLLVVIPVIIMTLTFAWKYRASNTKARYEPKWSHSTAIEVVVWSIPCMIVLVLAVLTWRSSHALDPYKPLESDVKPVTIEAISLDWKWLFIYPEEKVAVVNEIKFPVNTPLNFKITSDTVMNAFFIPHLGSMIYSMAAMETKLHLIANETGEFPGMSSHYSGLGFAKMHFTAYSVTDAEYRQWLDQVRAGKETLDQASFKALGEAKNSEWYPVTYYGTVEEGLFDWVLAKHMGDNKHYGMKHSHTGAAAADAASHEAHEGHAPTDAHDSKESGKNLDATEEHEHAGHEGHMGSGE; encoded by the coding sequence ATGATTCCGTTGAAAACCCTTGGGCGCTGGTTGCGCCCGGGCCTGCTGCTGTCGTTGCTGGTGATGCTCACCGGTTGCGATGCAGTGGCCATCCTCAGTCCGAAGGGCCAGATTGGCCAGGATGAGAAGACCCTGCTGATCACGGCCACCGTGCTCATGCTGCTGGTCGTCATCCCGGTCATCATCATGACCCTGACCTTCGCGTGGAAGTATCGCGCCTCCAACACCAAGGCCCGTTACGAGCCGAAGTGGTCCCACTCGACGGCGATCGAGGTGGTGGTGTGGTCGATCCCCTGCATGATCGTGCTGGTCCTGGCGGTGCTGACCTGGCGGTCCTCGCACGCGCTTGACCCGTACAAGCCGCTGGAATCGGACGTCAAGCCGGTCACCATCGAGGCGATCTCGCTGGACTGGAAGTGGCTGTTCATCTATCCGGAAGAGAAGGTTGCGGTCGTCAACGAGATCAAGTTCCCGGTCAACACCCCGCTGAACTTCAAGATCACGTCCGACACGGTGATGAATGCGTTCTTCATCCCGCACCTCGGCAGCATGATCTATTCGATGGCGGCGATGGAGACCAAGCTCCACCTGATCGCCAACGAGACCGGTGAATTCCCGGGCATGTCCTCGCACTACAGCGGCCTGGGCTTCGCCAAGATGCATTTCACCGCCTATTCGGTCACCGATGCCGAATACCGCCAGTGGCTGGACCAGGTCCGCGCCGGCAAGGAAACGCTGGACCAGGCCTCCTTCAAGGCCCTGGGCGAAGCGAAGAACTCCGAGTGGTACCCGGTGACCTACTACGGCACCGTGGAAGAAGGCCTGTTCGACTGGGTCCTCGCCAAGCACATGGGTGACAACAAGCACTACGGCATGAAGCATTCCCACACGGGTGCTGCTGCGGCAGATGCGGCCAGCCATGAAGCGCACGAGGGGCACGCCCCGACCGACGCGCATGACTCCAAGGAATCCGGGAAGAACCTGGACGCCACCGAAGAACACGAACACGCTGGCCACGAAGGCCACATGGGTTCGGGAGAATGA
- the cyoB gene encoding cytochrome o ubiquinol oxidase subunit I: protein MLGKLSLESIPHDPIVLTTLVGAVLGGLGVIALITKFKLWGYLWKEWFTSVDHKKIGVMYLIVAFVMLLRGFSDAIMMRTQQAIAVGGSEGYLPPHHYDQIFTAHGVIMIFFVAMPLITGLMNLAVPLQIGARDVAFPFVNSLSFWLFVSGAVLIMLSLWIGEFAATGWLAFPPLSGIEYSNNVGMDYYIWGLQVAGLGTTLSGINFFITILKMRTPSMKLMQMPVFTWTALVTNVLIVAAFPVLTITLVLLTLDRYLGTHFFTNDGGGNAMLYINLIWIWGHPEVYILVLPAFGVFSEVIATFSRKALFGYKGMVYATACIGVLSFIVWLHHFFTMGSGANVNAFFGITTMIISIPTGVKIFNWLFTMFRGRVHFTTPVLWTIGFMVTFVIGGMTGVMLAIPAIDFVLHNSLFLIAHFHNVIIGGVVFGMFAGITYWWPKMFGYRLNEFWGKCAFWCWFIGFYVTFMPMYVLGFMGMTRRLQSTVNPAYEPFLLVAAVGAFIVGAGILCQIIQVAVSIRDRKKTADLTGDPWDARTLEWETSSPPAFYNFGALPEVTELDDFWERKQRGEAWPKPAKYTDIHMPRNTGTGVVIGAFSMVFGFAMIWHIWWLAIIGFVGMIATFIYRTFDQDVDYWVPAAEVERIENEHRKHLEAQGLVKSELKA from the coding sequence ATGCTGGGAAAACTCTCTCTTGAGTCGATCCCCCACGATCCGATCGTGCTGACCACCCTGGTCGGCGCGGTGCTGGGTGGCCTGGGCGTCATCGCCCTGATCACCAAGTTCAAGCTGTGGGGCTATCTGTGGAAGGAGTGGTTCACCTCGGTGGACCACAAGAAGATCGGCGTGATGTACCTCATCGTCGCCTTCGTCATGCTGCTGCGCGGTTTCTCCGACGCCATCATGATGCGTACCCAGCAGGCCATCGCCGTCGGCGGGTCCGAGGGTTACCTGCCGCCGCACCACTACGACCAGATCTTCACCGCCCACGGCGTGATCATGATCTTCTTCGTGGCGATGCCGCTGATCACCGGCCTGATGAACCTGGCCGTGCCGCTGCAGATCGGTGCGCGCGACGTCGCGTTCCCGTTCGTCAACTCGCTCAGCTTCTGGCTGTTCGTGTCCGGCGCGGTGCTGATCATGCTGTCGCTGTGGATCGGTGAATTCGCCGCCACCGGTTGGCTGGCCTTCCCGCCATTGTCGGGTATCGAGTACAGCAACAATGTAGGTATGGACTACTACATATGGGGCCTACAGGTCGCGGGCCTGGGTACCACCCTGAGTGGTATCAACTTCTTCATCACCATCCTGAAGATGCGCACCCCGAGCATGAAGCTGATGCAGATGCCGGTGTTCACCTGGACTGCCCTGGTGACCAACGTGCTGATCGTCGCTGCCTTCCCGGTGCTGACCATCACTCTGGTGCTGCTGACCCTGGATCGTTACCTGGGTACGCACTTCTTCACCAATGATGGTGGCGGCAACGCCATGCTGTACATCAACCTGATCTGGATCTGGGGTCACCCGGAAGTCTATATCCTGGTCCTGCCGGCCTTCGGCGTGTTCTCCGAAGTCATCGCGACCTTCTCGCGCAAGGCACTGTTCGGCTACAAGGGCATGGTCTACGCCACCGCCTGCATCGGCGTGCTGTCGTTCATCGTGTGGCTGCACCACTTCTTCACCATGGGCTCGGGTGCGAACGTCAATGCCTTCTTCGGCATCACGACGATGATCATCTCGATCCCGACCGGTGTGAAGATCTTCAACTGGCTGTTCACCATGTTCCGCGGTCGCGTGCACTTCACCACGCCCGTGCTGTGGACCATCGGTTTCATGGTCACCTTCGTCATCGGCGGCATGACCGGCGTGATGCTGGCGATTCCGGCCATCGACTTCGTGCTGCACAACAGCCTGTTCCTGATCGCCCACTTCCACAACGTCATCATCGGCGGCGTGGTGTTCGGCATGTTCGCCGGCATCACCTACTGGTGGCCGAAGATGTTCGGCTACCGCCTCAATGAGTTCTGGGGCAAGTGCGCCTTCTGGTGCTGGTTCATCGGGTTCTATGTGACCTTCATGCCGATGTACGTGCTGGGCTTCATGGGCATGACCCGTCGTCTGCAGAGCACCGTCAACCCGGCCTACGAGCCGTTCCTGCTGGTTGCTGCCGTGGGCGCCTTCATCGTGGGTGCCGGCATCCTGTGCCAGATCATCCAGGTGGCCGTGTCCATCCGCGACCGCAAGAAGACGGCCGACCTGACCGGCGACCCGTGGGATGCCCGTACGCTGGAGTGGGAAACCTCTTCGCCGCCGGCCTTTTACAACTTCGGCGCCCTGCCGGAAGTCACCGAGCTGGACGATTTCTGGGAGCGCAAGCAGCGTGGTGAAGCCTGGCCGAAGCCGGCCAAGTACACCGACATCCACATGCCGCGCAACACCGGCACGGGCGTGGTGATCGGCGCCTTCAGCATGGTCTTCGGCTTTGCGATGATCTGGCACATCTGGTGGCTGGCCATCATCGGCTTCGTCGGCATGATCGCCACGTTCATCTACCGCACCTTCGACCAGGACGTGGACTACTGGGTCCCGGCCGCCGAGGTGGAACGCATCGAGAACGAACACCGCAAGCACCTGGAAGCCCAGGGCCTGGTGAAGTCGGAGCTGAAGGCATGA
- the cyoC gene encoding cytochrome o ubiquinol oxidase subunit III, protein MSTNTSTLSHGHAAHAAAHGHDDHEHHDTGGNTVFGFWVYLMSDCLIFASLFATYVVLAGGTDGGPGPKDLFELPFVAWETALLLTSSLTFGLGMIAMHRKQVGQMFLWLGVTWLLGFGFMCMEVYEFHHLIHQGYGPDRSAFLSAFFALVGTHGLHVSAGLLWLLVMFVQLKKYGLTPTNKTRMACLSLFWHFLDLIWIGVFSVVYLNGAL, encoded by the coding sequence ATGAGCACCAATACCTCGACCCTGAGCCACGGGCACGCCGCGCACGCGGCGGCCCATGGCCATGACGACCACGAGCACCACGACACCGGCGGCAATACCGTCTTCGGTTTCTGGGTGTACCTGATGAGCGACTGCCTCATCTTCGCCTCGCTGTTCGCCACCTACGTGGTGCTGGCCGGTGGCACTGACGGTGGCCCGGGTCCGAAGGACCTGTTCGAGCTGCCGTTCGTGGCGTGGGAAACCGCGCTGCTGCTGACCTCGTCGCTGACCTTCGGCCTGGGCATGATCGCCATGCACCGCAAGCAGGTCGGCCAGATGTTCCTGTGGCTGGGCGTGACCTGGCTGCTGGGCTTCGGCTTCATGTGCATGGAAGTCTATGAATTCCATCACCTGATCCATCAGGGCTATGGTCCGGACCGCAGTGCCTTCCTGTCGGCGTTCTTCGCCCTGGTCGGTACCCACGGCCTGCACGTCAGCGCCGGCCTGCTGTGGCTGCTGGTGATGTTCGTGCAGCTGAAGAAGTACGGCTTGACCCCGACCAACAAGACCCGCATGGCGTGCCTGAGCCTGTTCTGGCACTTCCTGGATCTCATCTGGATCGGCGTGTTCTCCGTCGTCTACCTCAATGGAGCGCTGTAA
- the cyoD gene encoding cytochrome o ubiquinol oxidase subunit IV — protein MAHDNHAHDHAAGGESHGSVKSYLIGFVLAVVLTVIPFWVVMSGDFSRTVCGVVIAVTAVLQMLVHLVFFLHLDRSSESRWNVNAAAFTIVVIGIIVVGTLWVMHNMNVHMMH, from the coding sequence ATGGCACATGACAACCATGCACATGACCACGCAGCGGGTGGCGAGAGCCACGGCAGCGTCAAGTCCTACCTGATCGGCTTCGTGCTGGCGGTGGTGCTGACCGTCATCCCGTTCTGGGTGGTGATGTCCGGCGATTTCTCGCGCACCGTCTGCGGTGTGGTGATCGCGGTCACCGCGGTGCTGCAGATGCTGGTCCACCTGGTGTTCTTCCTGCACCTGGACCGCTCTTCGGAAAGCCGCTGGAACGTCAACGCTGCTGCCTTCACCATCGTGGTGATCGGCATCATCGTGGTCGGCACCCTGTGGGTCATGCACAACATGAACGTGCACATGATGCACTGA